Proteins from one Rhodoflexus caldus genomic window:
- a CDS encoding protein-disulfide reductase DsbD family protein — protein MKNLQSIAIIFWLFIGIGAQAQVQKPISWTAKVDKAQVAVGSTVDIIFSATIDGDWYLYSSDFDPNLGPTVTTFKFTPNSSYELVGGIKPVGAKKKYDPIWEGEYTYFKRKAEFRQTVRVLSERFNVVANVNYQVCTDVDGRCIPLEDDFAIGGGDVKVLPAANGAPVVQETAPTTAPTEITQPNEKAGEVVADSLPASVNNTTATQDASTISATVPAATTEESLAGFMIAAFLSGLLALLTPCVFPMIPMTVSFFIRKSQSRAQAVGKGIIFGLSIIGIYMLIGIIFSLIFGADAANLLATHWLPNVLFFLIFFVFALSFFGMFDIVLPASLTTKIDSQADRGGLAGIFFMALTLAVVSFSCTGPIVGTVLVEAAGGSLFKPALGMFAFSLAFALPFALFAIFPSLLSGLPKSGGWLNVVKVVLGFIELALAFKFLSVADQVYHWGLLDRPIFIAIWIAIALTAGMYLLGKVRLPHDSPVESIGVPRFLTAMVAFAFVIYLLPGMFGAPLAALSGYLPPQTTHDFDLVSLIRQNAGVAAVNNSNVPQNVKYGDKFKLPHGLKGYFDYKEALAAAKKENKPIFIDFTGHGCVNCRKMEANVWIKPEVLQRLQNDYIILALYVDDPTELPESEWVTSTYDGKVKKTIGKINADLQISRFNNNAQPYYVLLGHDELPLVTPVAYDENVDNFVRFLDAGKANFNAKMAKN, from the coding sequence ATGAAAAACTTGCAAAGTATTGCCATTATTTTTTGGCTGTTCATAGGTATTGGCGCACAGGCACAAGTACAAAAACCTATCAGCTGGACTGCCAAAGTTGATAAAGCACAGGTTGCGGTTGGCAGCACCGTAGATATCATTTTTTCCGCCACCATAGACGGCGATTGGTACCTGTACTCTTCCGATTTTGACCCTAATTTGGGGCCTACAGTTACTACGTTTAAGTTTACTCCCAATTCATCCTACGAATTGGTAGGCGGCATTAAGCCCGTTGGTGCCAAGAAAAAATACGACCCTATTTGGGAAGGAGAATACACCTATTTCAAACGCAAAGCCGAGTTTCGGCAAACTGTGCGGGTGCTCAGCGAGCGGTTCAACGTAGTGGCCAATGTTAATTATCAGGTTTGTACCGATGTTGATGGGCGTTGCATCCCCTTAGAAGATGACTTTGCCATCGGTGGCGGCGATGTAAAAGTGCTGCCTGCTGCCAATGGAGCGCCTGTTGTGCAGGAAACAGCCCCAACCACCGCCCCTACAGAAATAACACAGCCCAATGAAAAAGCAGGAGAAGTTGTCGCTGATAGTCTGCCTGCTTCTGTCAACAATACAACCGCAACGCAAGATGCTTCAACCATATCGGCGACCGTGCCCGCAGCAACTACGGAGGAATCGCTTGCAGGCTTTATGATAGCAGCCTTTCTCAGCGGCCTGCTCGCCCTGCTTACGCCTTGCGTGTTCCCGATGATTCCGATGACGGTCTCGTTTTTCATCCGCAAGAGCCAATCGCGGGCGCAAGCTGTCGGCAAAGGCATCATTTTCGGCCTTTCCATTATTGGCATTTATATGCTGATTGGTATTATATTCTCGCTGATTTTCGGTGCAGATGCTGCCAATCTGTTGGCTACTCACTGGCTGCCCAACGTGCTGTTTTTCCTGATTTTCTTTGTGTTTGCACTGTCTTTCTTCGGCATGTTCGATATTGTGCTGCCGGCCAGCCTGACAACCAAAATTGACTCACAGGCAGACCGCGGCGGCTTGGCGGGTATTTTCTTCATGGCATTAACGCTGGCCGTGGTTTCTTTCTCATGTACAGGCCCTATTGTGGGCACGGTGCTTGTGGAAGCAGCAGGCGGCTCATTGTTTAAACCTGCGCTGGGCATGTTTGCCTTTTCATTGGCTTTTGCGCTGCCTTTTGCTTTGTTTGCCATCTTTCCTTCGCTGCTCAGCGGGCTGCCTAAATCGGGAGGTTGGCTGAACGTGGTAAAAGTGGTGCTTGGCTTTATTGAATTGGCACTGGCTTTCAAATTCCTCAGCGTGGCCGACCAAGTATACCACTGGGGACTACTCGACCGCCCGATATTTATTGCCATCTGGATTGCCATTGCACTGACTGCCGGCATGTATCTGTTGGGTAAGGTTCGCCTGCCGCACGACAGCCCCGTGGAATCAATCGGGGTGCCCCGATTCTTGACCGCTATGGTGGCCTTTGCTTTTGTGATTTATCTGCTGCCCGGTATGTTTGGCGCGCCGTTAGCCGCACTTTCAGGATATTTGCCTCCGCAAACCACCCACGATTTTGATTTGGTAAGCCTCATTCGCCAAAACGCAGGCGTAGCAGCAGTTAATAACAGCAATGTGCCGCAGAACGTGAAGTATGGCGACAAATTCAAATTGCCGCACGGACTGAAAGGTTACTTTGACTACAAAGAAGCACTTGCAGCCGCCAAAAAGGAAAATAAGCCCATTTTTATTGACTTTACGGGACACGGTTGCGTGAACTGTCGCAAGATGGAGGCCAACGTGTGGATTAAGCCCGAAGTACTCCAACGTTTGCAAAACGATTACATCATTTTGGCGCTGTACGTAGATGACCCAACAGAACTTCCTGAAAGCGAATGGGTTACCTCTACCTATGACGGTAAAGTGAAAAAAACTATCGGTAAAATTAATGCCGACCTGCAAATCAGCAGATTTAACAACAACGCCCAGCCCTACTATGTGCTACTGGGGCATGACGAATTGCCGCTCGTAACGCCTGTGGCATACGATGAAAATGTGGATAATTTTGTCCGCTTCTTAGATGCAGGAAAAGCCAACTTTAATGCGAAAATGGCTAAAAATTAA